The following proteins come from a genomic window of Crassostrea angulata isolate pt1a10 chromosome 1, ASM2561291v2, whole genome shotgun sequence:
- the LOC128158510 gene encoding uncharacterized protein LOC128158510 → MFHYKLRKGPCAFEESVWKQDAVSLHCSSPGDDYHCLSDENNRLVELCIQHIWVDPNYCPVYNTGANTLDTVPCNVTTGSCPSTRIWSNEIYKYPVCLNKTYNDGENVSNEAVSLPLGILIGVPVSLFIVFFALFLIGHCICRRRQYKEGNEEIPFDDFSLEKPFYKTSAFHEGVNFITSGGEVLCLVGLWGSGKRSTAKQLYVAVTNSSPILISNPLTFDVTEYHEPIIVDMTLAIDISKSENENLAEKTHMLFENMSSSNTCTKAFIIFLIDEDRENIVKFVRSLGKKTKVKDLSESLTKGDRTQILYSQFETFCRNENFSKVEKLAVGKGKDHSLGYSEICALFIRCSYFQTFGPVLFRNRPLQYLKSYLQQMHRFAEKEKFLMLVYMSLNQMEINVNNPDDILFKILESCNCVPARKETKSKKKQIEITGTEVTLETSNTEHVSSSENKPKKRIMSREDIISLIPMEFVNKLKVQEACVYRLQHDVIKRMTLIVFGTYHFDKLLELSEPGELKEYVKKQSRTTFVAQCQIEPPILEISGKQWSQYQERLQWR, encoded by the exons ATGTTTCATTATAAGCTAAGGAAAGGGCCTTGTGCTTTCGAAGAATCTGTTTGGAAACAAGATGCAGTCTCCCTTCATTGTTCGAGTCCCGGGGATGACTACCATTGCCTCTCAGACGAAAATAACAGATTAGTAGAACTATGTATACAACATATCTGGGTCGATCCAA ACTACTGTCCGGTATACAACACCGGGGCCAACACTCTTGATACAGTTCCCTGTAATGTGACCACTGGATCGTGTCCAAGCACGCGAATTTGGTCGAATGAAATTTATAAGT ATCCTGTATGTTTGAACAAAACGTATAATGATGGTGAAAA tGTTTCAAACGAAGCAGTCTCATTGCCGCTGGGGATATTAATCGGAGTTCCTGTATCTTTGTTCATTGTTTTCTTTGCACTGTTTTTAATCGGGCATTGTATTTGCAGAAGAA GACAATACAAGGAGGGAAATGAAGAAATTCCTTTTGATG ATTTCAGCTTAGAGAAACCTTTCTATAAAACATCAGCCTTTCACGAGGGAGTGAACTTTATCACCAGCGGTGGTGAAGTACTCTGTTTGGTAGGCCTATGGGGATCTGGGAAAAGGTCAACAGCTAAACAATTATACGTGGCTGTCACGAATTCATCACCGATATTAATCAGCAATCCTCTTACATTTGACGTTACAGAATACCATGAACCAATTATCGTGGACATGACACTTGCAATAGACATATCAAAGTCCGAAAACGAAAACCTAGCAGAGAAAACGCACATGTTATTTGAAAACATGTCCTCTTCAAACACATGTACAAAAGCTTTCATAATCTTTTTAATTGATGAAGATCGGGAAAATATCGTTAAATTTGTCAGATCCCttggaaagaaaacaaaagtcaAAGATCTATCAGAGAGTTTAACAAAAGGAGATCGGACTCAAATCCTATATTCACAATTTGAAACTTTCTGTCGGAATGAAAACTTCAGTAAAGTTGAAAAACTGGCAGTTGGTAAAGGCAAGGACCATTCATTAGGATACTCAGAAATATGTGCTCTTTTTATTAGATGTTCTTATTTCCAAACATTTGGTCCCGTGTTATTTCGAAATCGtcctttacaatatttaaagtcatatttacaacaaatgCACAGAtttgctgaaaaagaaaaatttctaATGTTGGTGTATATGAGTCTAAATCAAATGGAGATAAACGTTAACAACCCAGACGACATTCTCTTTAAAATACTGGAGTCGTGCAATTGTGTACCAGCTAGAAAGGAGACGAAAAGCAAGAAAAAACAAATAGAAATTACTGGAACTGAAGTAACACTAGAAACAAGTAATACTGAGCATGTATCATCCTCAGAAAATAAGCCAAAAAAGCGCATTATGAGCAGAGAGGATATTATTTCCTTGATACCTATGGAGTTTGTAAACAAGCTAAAGGTACAAGAGGCGTGTGTTTACAGATTAcaacatgacgtcataaagagAATGACGCTTATTGTGTTTGGAACCTATCACTTTGATAAACTGCTTGAGTTATCTGAGCCAGGGGAGTTAAAGGAATATGTTAAAAAACAAAGCAGGACAACTTTTGTTGCGCAATGCCAAATTGAACCTCCTATTTTAGAAATCAGTGGAAAACAATGGAGCCAATACCAAGAAAGATTACAATGgagataa